One region of Gossypium raimondii isolate GPD5lz chromosome 6, ASM2569854v1, whole genome shotgun sequence genomic DNA includes:
- the LOC105773247 gene encoding pyrophosphate--fructose 6-phosphate 1-phosphotransferase subunit beta, whose amino-acid sequence MAPSFVTNGDVAAVKTTPFAGRLASVYSEVQTSRIDHALPVPSVLRSPFKIVDGPASSAAGNPDEIAKLFPNLFGQPSSMLVPNGVDNIGSDQKLKIGVVLSGGQAPGGHNVISGIFDYLQERAPGSTLYGFKGGPAGIMKGKYVELTADYIYPYRNQGGFDMICSGRDKIETPEQFKQAEETAAKLDLDGLVVIGGDDSNTNACLLAENFRSKNLKTRVIGCPKTIDGDLKCKEVPTSFGFDTACKIYAEMIGNVMIDARSTGKYYHFVRLMGRAASHITLECALQTHPNITIIGEEVAAKKLTLKNVTDYMVDVICKRAELGYNYGVILIPEGLIDFIPEVQQLIAELNEILAHDVVDENGLWKKKLTDQSLKLFEFLPQAIQEQLMLERDPHGNVQVAKIETEKMLIQMVETELEKRKQEGSYKANFKGQSHFFGYEGRCGLPTNFDASYCYALGYGAGALLHSGKTGLISSVGNLCAPVEEWTVGGTALTSMMDVERRHGKFKPVIKKAMVELDGAPFKKFASLREEWASKNCYISPGPIQFVGPASNAVNHTLLLELGAQA is encoded by the exons ATGGCTCCCTCTTTTGTAACTAACGGCGATGTGGCCGCCGTTAAAACGACTCCGTTCGCAGGACGTCTCGCCTCCGTTTACAGCGAGGTCCAAACGAGTCGTATCGACCACGCTCTTCCTGTACCTTCTGTTCTCAGAAGCCCCTTCAAAATTGTCGATGGTCCCGCTAGTTCCGCCGCCGGCAACCCCG ATGAGATCGCAAAGCTGTTTCCGAATCTGTTCGGGCAACCCTCGTCTATGCTGGTGCCGAACGGAGTAGACAATATCGGATCTGATCAGAAGCTAAAGATCGGCGTCGTTTTGTCTGGAGGGCAGGCACCTGGAGGTCACAATGTGATTAGCGGAATTTTCG ATTACTTGCAGGAGCGTGCTCCAGGTAGCACTTTGTATGGTTTTAAGGGTGGTCCTGCTGGGATCATGAAGGGAAAATACGTAGAATTGACTGCAGATTATATTTACCCTTACAGAAATCAG GGTGGCTTTGATATGATCTGTAGTGGGAGAGACAAGATTGAAACTCCTGAGCAG TTCAAGCAAGCTGAAGAAACAGCAGCAAAGCTTGATCTGGATGGGCTTGTTGTTATTGGTGGGGATGACTCAAACACAAATGCTTGCCTTCTTGCTGAAAACTTCAG GAGTAAAAATCTGAAAACTCGAGTGATTGGATGCCCAAAAACCATCGATGGTGATTTGAAATGCAAAGAGGTTCCTACAAGTTTTGGGTTTGATACTGCTTGCAAA ATATATGCTGAAATGATTGGGAATGTCATGATAGATGCACGATCAACTGGAAAATATTATCATT TTGTACGGCTCATGGGACGTGCAGCTTCACACATTACTTTGGAGTGTGCTTTGCAGACTCATCCTAACATTACTATTATTGGAGAAGAG GTTGCTGCCAAGAAGCTGACCCTTAAAAACGTAACAGACTACATGGTTGATGTCATTTGCAAACGTGCTGAACTTGGTTATAACTATGGAGTTATTCTCATTCCTGAAGGTCTTATTGACTTCATTCCTGAG GTCCAGCAGCTTATTgctgaacttaatgaaattctGGCACATGATGTTGTTGATGAAAATGGCCTATGGAAAAAGAAACTTACCGATCAATCTCTGAAGCTTTTTGAGTTCTTACCTCAAGCAATTCAAGAACAATTGATGCTTGAAAGGGATCCCCATGGAAATGTTCAG GTTGCCAAAATAGAAACAGAGAAAATGCTCATTCAAATGGTTGAAACCGAATTGGAAAAGAGGAAGCAGGAAGGTTCTTATAAAGCCAATTTTAAAGGACAGTCACACTTCTTCGG ATATGAAGGTAGGTGTGGTTTGCCTACTAACTTTGATGCATCATACTGCTATGCTTTGGGCTATGGTGCTGGTGCTCTCCTCCACAGTGGAAAAACCGGATTGATATCATCA GTAGGAAATTTGTGTGCCCCAGTTGAAGAATGGACTGTTGGAGGGACTGCCCTTACATCAATGATGGACGTGGAGAGGAGGCATG GTAAATTCAAGCCTGTTATCAAGAAGGCAATGGTAGAATTGGATG GTGCACCATTCAAGAAATTTGCTTCCTTGCGGGAGGAGTGGGCCAGTAAAAACTGCTACATTAGTCCTG GTCCTATTCAATTTGTTGGGCCAGCTTCTAATGCAGTTAACCACACTCTGCTCCTTGAACTTGGTGCTCAAGCTTAG